A window of Panicum virgatum strain AP13 chromosome 8K, P.virgatum_v5, whole genome shotgun sequence contains these coding sequences:
- the LOC120644038 gene encoding uncharacterized protein LOC120644038 — protein sequence MDFPVFDGDNPKLWINRNEMYFELFPVDPSKWVKVASMNFSSATARWLQSVEGKVKMVSWSELCTMILERFGKDQHALLIRQLFHIRQTGTVSEYVDQFFAIVDSLAAYETGANSLYFTTCFVDGLRDDIKSAIIVQRPSDLDTACVLAKLLEEVADQIKVKDIKRPEFLSSSRSFHHGAVPLPLPPRADCPGPSASAQDRRGMDAARYKPVDEKLAALRAYRRAKGLCEKCAERWSRDHKCAESVQLHALQEVWELLQLEDSGSLADQEGQVEGTPSGELFALSLAAVHGGKAPKTLKLSGVIQGKEVTMLVDSGSSHTFVSEQFSQSLSGSSMLQHPVQVAVADGTFIQCVSQFSDLQWSSQGCNFTSAARVLPLAHYDVILGMDWLESFSPMQIHWKQKWLLIPYEGSYSLLQGNALDVPMGSVVQVCALLVTDSKAVELDVPPELRLLLEEFAMVFEAPSGLLPSRSCDHTIPLIEGATPVNVRPYRYPPTVKDEIERQVTEMLKAGIIQHSISPFSSSVLLVKKKDATWRFCVDFRHLNAITVKCKYPVPVIDEFLDELAHASWFTSLDLTASYHQVKLKPGEEYKTAFQTHSGHYEFRVMAFGLSGGPATFQKAMNTTLQPLLRKCVLVFFDDILIYSRTYEEHLVHIRLVLELLVKD from the coding sequence ATGGATTTTCCAGTCTTCGATGGTGATAATCCGAAGTTGTGGATTAACCGTAATGAGATGTATTTTGAGCTGTTTCCTGTCGATCCTTCCAAATGGGTCAAGGTTGCTTCTATGAATTTCTCTTCTGCGACTGCCCGCTGGTTGCAGTCTGTAGAAGGGAAAGTCAAAATGGTGTCGTGGTCAGAGCTCTGCACGATGATTTTGGAGCGTTTTGGTAAAGATCAGCATGCCTTGTTGATCCGTCAGTTGTTCCATATTAGGCAGACAGGCACAGTTTCTGAGTACGTTGATCAATTCTTTGCAATAGTGGATAGCTTAGCGGCTTATGAAACGGGTGCTAATTCCCTTTATTTCACTACTTGCTTTGTTGATGGTCTTCGGGATGATATTAAGTCGGCTATTATTGTTCAGCGTCCATCGGACCTCGATACTGCTTGTGTCTTGGCTAAATTGCTGGAGGAGGTCGCCGACCAGATCAAGGTGAAGGATATCAAGAGGCCAGAGTTCCTATCTTCTTCCAGATCATTTCATCATGGGGCGGTGCCACTTCCTCTGCCACCGCGTGCTGATTGCCCAGGGCCATCGGCGTCTGCTCAAGATCGCCGAGGCATGGATGCCGCTCGCTACAAGCCTGTTGATGAAAAGCTGGCAGCCTTGAGAGCTTATCGACGTGCTAAAGGCCTGTGTGAGAAGTGTGCAGAGCGTTGGAGTCGAGATCACAAGTGTGCTGAATCAGTCCAGCTACACGCCTTGCAGGAGGTTTGGGAGTTGTTGCAACTCGAAGATTCTGGCAGTTTGGCTGATCAGGAGGGACAGGTTGAAGGTACTCCATCAGGTGAATTGTTTGCTCTATCTCTAGCGGCTGTGCATGGTGGTAAGGCTCCCAAAACTCTGAAGCTTTCTGGGGTGATTCAAGGTAAAGAAGTGACCATGTTGGTGGATTCGGGCAGCTCTCATACCTTTGTGAGTGAGCAATTTAGTCAGTCACTATCTGGCAGTTCTATGCTCCAGCATCCTGTACAAGTTGCAGTGGCTGATGGTACTTTTATTCAGTGTGTATCTCAGTTCAGTGACCTGCAGTGGTCTTCTCAAGGGTGTAATTTCACTTCTGCGGCAAGAGTTTTGCCTTTAGCTCATTATGATGTGattttgggaatggattggCTTGAATCTTTCAGTCCTATGCAGATCCATTGGAAACAAAAGTGGCTCTTAATTCCTTATGAAGGATCTTATTCCTTATTACAGGGTAATGCACTGGACGTGCCAATGGGGTCTGTAGTTCAGGTGTGTGCTCTGCTGGTTACTGATTCGAAGGCAGTTGAGTTGGACGTGCCACCAGAATTGCGGCTCTTGTTGGAGGAGTTTGCCATGGTGTTTGAGGCTCCATCAGGATTGCTACCATCTAGAAGTTGTGACCACACTATTCCCTTGATTGAAGGAGCTACTCCAGTTAATGTGAGACCATATCGGTACCCTCCTACAGTGAAAGATGAGATTGAGCGGCAGGTAACTGAGATGCTTAAGGCTGGGATTATTCAGCATAGTATCAGCCCCTTTTCTTCTTCCGTGCTGTTGgttaagaagaaggatgctacATGGCGCTTTTGCGTGGATTTTAGGCATCTGAATGCTATCACTGTGAAGTGCAAGTATCCAGTGCCGGTGATCGATGAATTTTTGGATGAACTAGCACATGCTAGTTGGTTTACTAGCTTGGACCTCACGGCTAGTTATCATCAGGTGAAGTTGAAGCCTGGAGAGGAATACAAAACTGCCTTCCAAACTCATTCTGGTCATTATGAGTTTCGTGTTATGGCATTTGGTCTGTCTGGGGGTCCGGCTACTTTTCAAAAGGCAATGAACACTACTCTACAGCCCTTGTTGCGGAAGTGTGTCTTGGTGTTCTTTGATGACATTCTGATTTATAGTCGCACCTATGAGGAGCACTTGGTACATATCAGGTTGGTCTTGGAGTTATTAGTGAAAGACTAA